One Bremerella alba genomic window, AAACCCAATCAAAAATCCTTGAACCGACTTGCCGCGAATTCCCATTGCGGCCGCGAAAAGTGCCAGCAAGACCAGAAAGATTCCGCCAATGCCAATCAGCTTTCCGCTGATCGAATTCAGTGGATTCGTATCCCAGGATCCAGGCTTAGCGAGATACGATTTCAATGGGCTTACGACCTTCAGCGGTTCACCCAGCTCAATGCTTTCGATCAGGCCCGTCGGGCGACCGAACCAGACGGCGGCAAAGGCGAGCGATAATAAAAGGGCTCCGCACCATATTGCCCACCAATCTTCGTTCGTTCGCATATCTGTCCACAGACTAGGACGAGAAGGTGGGAGGTCTAGCGAGTCTTCTTCGTTTTCAGGTGGTATAGAGGCTGGGGGAGTGCTCATCGTGATACTCTCTTATTAGGCGGGGGAGACAAAGGCTATCGTTCGGTCGGGCTTCGCGCTACCGGCAAAGGCGTTTATTATTTGTCAGCATTCTTGATGCTTTCACGAACTAGCTGCAACAAATGGATCAACTCCTTTTTGTCCTTCTGCTTGAGACCTTTGAGCAATGTGTTCTCAAAGTCGCGAAGTTCCTCGCTGGCGGGTCCCACTAGATCGCGGCCCTTCTCAGTGATTGCGACATAAACAGTACGTCGGTCCGTTTCAGAGCGACTGCGGGTAACCAGGTCACGAATTAACAAGCGATCAACCAGCGCTGTCACTGCAGGCACGATCTGAACTAGACGCTCGCCGATCTCTCCACATGTTAGCGGGCGGTTTTCCATATCCAGGATCCGCAACAGGTTGTACTGCGAAAAAGTCAATTCGCGTTGGCGAAAGAACTGAGAAAGCTGATTGTCTAATTGGTCGCCGGTACGTGCTAGGCTAACAACCACCTCTTGAGAAACGCTGGCAAATGGTTGGCATCGTTTCAGTTCGTGATAAAGATTTTCCATCAAATTGAGCTTGTCTGAAGGTGGGGCGGAATAAAGGGGCAGGAGACAATACTTCCGTTGACGGATAATAATCTTATGCATAAAATAAAAACCGATCAAGCGATCCTGGATCGTTTTTTGAAATTCGCAATGGTGAATTCCCTCGCATTGCGGGTTTCTTCTTTTTTTCTCCCCTGCCTTCAATTGGCCTGCCATGCAAACCATCGCTATCATCGGAGGCGGCTTCAGCGGAACGTTGGCAGCCGTTAACCTCACTCGCTTTGCCAACTCACCACATCGCATTGTCATTATCAACTCAGGCCGCCCATTCGGTCGGGGTACGGCGTATGGTACGACCCGCGACGAGCATTTGCTGAATGTTGCTGCTCGAAATATGTCTGCTTTTCCAGACCATCCCAATCACTTCGTTGAATGGCTGAGATCTCGGTGCGACTTCGATAATCTGAAGGACGAGGTCCTTCGCGAGAAGTTCATTCCCCGCCGTATCTATGGCGACTATGTTCGCGGACTCGCCACGCACTACTTGGGAGGGGCTGATCCTCGTAGTCAGGTCGAGTGCCAGGTCGTCGAGGATTCCGCGATCGATATCGAGCCCCGTGGCCAAAATGGTGGCATAGTGGTTCTGGCGCAAAGGGGGCCTATCGAAGCTAATGCGATCTTGCTGGCCACCGGTAACCAACCACCATCAGGGCTTCCGGGTAGTGCAAAACTGGCCAGCGATCGTCGTTATTGTGCCAATCCTTGGATGAATTGGCATGAAGAAATTCCCAGTGACGACAAGCATATCGTGATTCTCGGAACCGGTTTGACTGCCGTTGACGTTATCGTGACTTTAAGAAACAAAGGATGGAACGGCAAGATAACCGCGATCTCCCGCAACGGCATTCTGCCCCAGCGTCATTTTCGCGGCATTGAATGGCCGACAGCGATTCCCGACGATGGTCAAACGCGAACGTTGAAGGAACTAGTCAAGCTGATTCGGCAAGATTGCGAGCGATTGCGAAATGCCAGCCAAAATCCCGCCATTGCGGTCGACAAACTCCGGAGCCGAACGCAGGAACTATGGCGTGCTCTGTCAGTTGAGGAAAAGCGTTTATTCCTGACAAAATACGCTGCCGACTGGAATGCGATCAGGCATCGCATCGCCGGGCCGATCCACGATGCGATTACCGATGCGTTGGACTGCGGACAGTTAACCATCACGTCGGCACGAATCGAGTCACTTGCTGCAGGCGAATCTTCTATCGAGGTTCGTTTGGCCACCGGCGAGAATGGTCCTGCAGTGATCAACGGTGATTTTGTAATCAATTGCACCGGCCCTAAGTCGCGGTTTTCCGACTCGCAGATTCCGCTCTATAGCAACCTTTTCAATCGTGGCTTGGCCAAGCCGGATGGGATGGACATGGGCATCGAAATCACGGATGACTTTGCCGTTATTGTTGGCGACAGCCTTCCCTCATCCTGCCTTTACGCAATCGGACCAATTTTAAAGGGAACCCTTTGGGAAACCGTTGCCGTCCCGGAACTCCGACAGCAAGCAATGTCGGTCGCTCAGACTATCCTGAAACAAAAACCGATTCGCTGGTCC contains:
- a CDS encoding MarR family winged helix-turn-helix transcriptional regulator, whose translation is MENLYHELKRCQPFASVSQEVVVSLARTGDQLDNQLSQFFRQRELTFSQYNLLRILDMENRPLTCGEIGERLVQIVPAVTALVDRLLIRDLVTRSRSETDRRTVYVAITEKGRDLVGPASEELRDFENTLLKGLKQKDKKELIHLLQLVRESIKNADK
- a CDS encoding FAD/NAD(P)-binding protein; amino-acid sequence: MQTIAIIGGGFSGTLAAVNLTRFANSPHRIVIINSGRPFGRGTAYGTTRDEHLLNVAARNMSAFPDHPNHFVEWLRSRCDFDNLKDEVLREKFIPRRIYGDYVRGLATHYLGGADPRSQVECQVVEDSAIDIEPRGQNGGIVVLAQRGPIEANAILLATGNQPPSGLPGSAKLASDRRYCANPWMNWHEEIPSDDKHIVILGTGLTAVDVIVTLRNKGWNGKITAISRNGILPQRHFRGIEWPTAIPDDGQTRTLKELVKLIRQDCERLRNASQNPAIAVDKLRSRTQELWRALSVEEKRLFLTKYAADWNAIRHRIAGPIHDAITDALDCGQLTITSARIESLAAGESSIEVRLATGENGPAVINGDFVINCTGPKSRFSDSQIPLYSNLFNRGLAKPDGMDMGIEITDDFAVIVGDSLPSSCLYAIGPILKGTLWETVAVPELRQQAMSVAQTILKQKPIRWSTQDTIEYCI